The Flavobacterium psychrotrophum region GTAATCTAGCCTGTATAGCGGGTTACTGCTTTTGTGGATGGTAATTTTACCCGCATTGTCGTTAGTAGCTGTAGCGGCACCTTGTAGAAGTGCACCGTTGTTAGCTATGGTAAGGGTACCAGCCGGGTTAACAGAAAGTATGTTGTCTACACTTAGTGTTGCACCTGTAGCTACGGTTAGCGTTGCACCTGCACCTACAGTAAGGTTGTGGGCAAGGGCAGTACCAGTACTAATTACAGGGTTATTGGCTGTTGAAGGTATTACCACATCGCTGGTAGCTGTTGGTACTACACCTCCACACCAGTTGGCAGTGTTTGTCCATGATGTGTTAAATGAGCCGTTCCAGTTAAAGCAAGGAACAGTAACGTTAAGTGTATAGTCTTCAATTTCACCATAGTATCCATCATCATAATAGTCATATGTAACGGCACATGGGTTTGATGGACTTGAGCTACCGTAGTCTGCCATGATCCTCATGCGGTGGTTGCCCAAAATTGCATTAACAGGTATAGCAAATGAACCTGATACGGTGCTTAAATACAGTCCTGAAACATAAACTCTTTCTGATGTAGAGAAAGAAAGATCGTTGTTCCAGTCTACCCAAATTGCAACACCATAAGTGCTTGACTGCATCGTTGCGGTGAAGTTGATGGTGCTGCCTTGTGAACCGGTTACTGATTGTGCACTGAAATTTGAATAACCTGTTCCGCTACTTGTACTTGTATTACTAATGTTAGTAGTACCTCCCGTGGTAGAGAAATTACTAATGTAATCATAGTAATCATCGCTTGAAGGTGTACAGAATCCGGTGTAGAAACTTGTATTGGTCCATTCGCCATATTCGGTACCGCAGTTCGACCTGATCCAGAAGTAGTAGGTAGTATTTTGAGTTAATGCACTGATTGATTTTGTTAATACTCCGGCAGCCACCGAACCACTTGGGGTAGTTGTTGATGTAGGTGCTGTAGCCGATGAGGTATAATAATAATCATATCCTGCTGAAGGTGCCTGCGCTGGTGCGCTCCAGTTAAGAGTAGCACTTGTAGTTGTTAAATTGCTTGCTACAAGAGATATAGGTGTGCCGCAGCTTGGAGACGGATCAATTTTGAAGTTATCAAATGCAAGGTCATAGTCTCCTGAAATCCAGTTTGCAGTAATTCGTACCTGAACAGTTTGCCCACTATAAGCTGCAAGAGGATACGTTTTGTTTTGCCACCCTGCTACACCATTATTGTTAACAGTTTCCAGTGTTGTCCAGGTGCTGCCATAATTTGTAGACAATTGTACAACATAGCTGCCGCTATCAACCGAAGGAGGTGTGTAAGGGCTGTCATAATTTGCTGCCTTATATTTAAACACAAGTCTGTCATCGTTACCAAGAGGCCCCACGTTTACAGTAGTAAATGTTCCTGTGGCAGTACTTGAAGAATATAAATTCTTTTGGATATAATAAGTATCAGTACCTATTGAAGAACGTGAATTATTGACACTGAAGCTTGAACTGGCAATATTCCATCCCGCAGGTGTTGTTGCAGATGTAAAGCCTTCTGTCCAGATAACCGGCACCACAATAGCTGTTGTAACGGTAGAAGATGCTGCATTACTATATGTGTAGCTGCTATTGTAGTTAGCTGCTTCCATTACAATAAATACACTTACATTGTAGCTGATACCCATTGTAAGGCCTGTAAGGTTTACACTCGTTCCATCGCCATTATACACGTTGTAAGCAGCTGCATCTCCCTGGTATGCTGTGCCCGGAGCAGTAAATACTGTGCTTGCTGAGTATGTAGTGGCTGCCTGCGTTGGCGTACCTACAGTAGTTGAAGTTCCTTGCTTAACAAAAACAAGTACCTGGTGTCTTGCAGCATCAAATGATGCCGGCAATGTCCAGTTAAGTGTAAGTGCCGTAGGTGTAGCTGCCGTTGCGGTAATAGTAGCTGCAACAGCCGGTTTTGTAGCATAATTTAGAGCTGGTATAGTACCATCTGTTTTAAAGTCGATGTTTGTACCGCTGTTTGTATATGTTACGTTTTTAAAATAGTACATGGTACCTGCTGTGCCTGCTGTAAGAGTACCAGTTGCTGTAGTAGCACCGGTGTATTTTCTTATTGGGCTGGCAGTAGCCAGTGTAGCATTGGCAGCATCGGTTCCGTCTGCAGGTGTAGCGGCCGGGTTTGTAGTACTTCCTGTAAGTACATAACCATCCGGTGCCTGGGTTCCTGCAACAGCAGCTGTCCATGTAAAATTAATATCTGTAGTAGTTGCCGTGCTTACCGCAAAAGCAGTAGCATAGTTAGATGGCTCTGACTTATAGGTAGTAAACGTAGAAGATGCAGACCATGGCGACTTATTTGACTCATCACAAACTGATCTTACCCATACATAGTATTGTGTATTTGGCAATAGTGTTGTTAATGATGCGGTAACCGTTCCTGCAACAACATTGTATGGTGTTGTAGTAGCAGCTGTAGGTGCAGTATTTGTGGTGGCGTAGTAATATTCATAACCACCTGCCGGGGCGCTTGTGCTGGCGGTCCATCCAATGGTTGCTGTAGTACTGCCTGTAGTGGTTGCTGTTAAAACAGTAGGCGGTTCGCAACCCGGCGTTGGCTCAATTACAAAATTGTCGAAAGCATAGTTAGGATTACTCGTAAGCCTGTTGCCTGTAACTCTTATTTTAACAACCTGTCCTGTATAAGATGCAAGCGGATAAAACTTAGTGTGCCATCCTGTTAGGCTGCTATTTGCTACAGTTTCAAGAGTTGTCCATGTATTGCCATAGTTTGTAGATATTTCTACAACAAAGTTACCTGTATCTGCCGCTGCCGGGTCTCCGTTGTTAAGTGCAACTTTATAGTCAAACTTAAGACGGTTATCTGCCGTAAGCAGACCCACGTTAATAGTGGTAAACGAAGATGTAGTGTTAGTGTTATTAAGAGCCCTGTAAATATAGTTGCCATTTCCTGCTCCTATAGATGTAGATGCATTGCCAATTGTCCATGCTGCAGTGCTGCTGTTTACCCATCCTGTAGGTAGGGTAGTAGTGGCAAAAGGCTCTGTCCATGTTACAGGTGTTAGCATATGTGTGCTAAATGTAGTACCGGTTGTCCAGGCGCTGTAATCTGTACCGCCACAAAATGTGCGTACATATACTGTATACTGTGTGCCTTGTGTAAGGTTAGTAAGTGTAGTACCTGTAGAAACTGTAGAGTCTGTAAATACAGCACCCGCAGTTCCTGGTGTACCTGTTGTGCGCACTTCATATTGGTATGAAGTAGCTGTACCCTGTGCAGGAGCCGTCCATGTAACAGCCGCGCCATTGTGTGTTACAGATGTTGTTGTTACCGCTACTGCTGTAGGTATAAAGCATGTAGGTGCATTTGCAATGGTTACAATATAATCTTCTGTTTCTCCATAAGAGCTTTGTGTACATGCTCCAGATGCGGTATATGCACTGTCTGAACCTCCACGTACCCTAAGTTTTGTATTGCCAAGAGTAGCCCCGGCAGGTACGGTAAAGGTATAGGTAGCAGTAGCACTACCTGCCGCAGCAGTTGTAGCAACGCCTATTGCCTCATCGGCATCAAAAATAAGGTTTTGGTTATAGTCTATCCATGCTGCACTATATTGTGTGCCGTCTGTACCAAATGTAATTGCTACGGTATTATTAGCAATTCCGCGATACAGCACAACAGGAGTGTTGCTGTATGAAGTATAGTTAGTACTGCTGTTACTACTACTGTTAGTATAAGCAGCGCCATAAGTAGGTGTTATAGCAACATTTGTAACAATATCGGTTGCATTAACGGTACCCGGTGTAGTTATACAGTAGCCTGTATAAAAACTTCCGCCGGCAGCCCATTCAGATTTTTCTGTACCTGCACAGGCAGATCTTACCCACCAGTAATAGCTGGTAGATGCTGTAAGCGAGGTAAGGTTAACCGAGTTTCCGGTTGTTGTGTTTGTAGGTGTAGTGGCAGCTACAGGAGCTGTGTTAGTTGAGCTAACATAGTACTCATATCCGTTAGCCGGTGTAGTGGCAAGAGCTGTCCACCCAATGGTAGCTGTGGTTTCTGTAATGTTCGTTGCTGCACTTACTGCAGGAGCATTACACGCCGGCCTGTTCTCTACAGTAACATCATCAATATAAATGTAATATCCGTCTAAGCCTCCGGGTGGTACATGAAATGCTATGTAAGTAGTTCCGCTATAAGCCGAAAGGTCGATAATTACTTCCTGATAAGCAGTATTTGCTACTGTTGTAAGTGTTTGTAGCGTAGTTGTAAAATCGGCAGGAGCCCTGCCTGTTGTAGACAGTTTTACAGTATAATCATTAGGCTCGCTGGCGCTTCGTGCCCTTACCCAGTAACGCAGCCTCTGATTGCCTGCTAGTGTTATAGCAGGAGTTATAAGCCAGTCGTTATTTGCGCCACTATTAAAGTCGGTATACAGGGTTACGCTTTTTGTTCCTCCATGGGCATAAGTAGCATCGTTAACTGTAGTCCATTTATCGCCGTCAGCATTGGCATCAATCACCGTCCAGCAATCCGGAGTTGTAGATGCTGCTGCCGATTCAAATGTTTCGTTAAAAGGGAATACTGTTACAGCATTACAATCTGTCCTAAAAGTAGCAGGTCCTGACCAGTCAGATTTTGTAGTGGCATCACAAACTGAACGCACCCAAAAGTAATAAGTTGTATTTGCTGTTAGGCTGCTAAGAGGTACAGATAATACACCGGCAGCTACACTTCCTGTAGGTGTTACAGGAGCTGTGTTTGTGGTGCTGTAGTAATATTCGTAGCCGTTTGCCGGTACGATTGTAGGTGCTGTCCAGCTTATGGTAGCGTTGTTAATAGTTGATGTTGCCGTTAAGGCCAGAGGCGTTAAACACTGAGGAATTATAAGGCTAACGTTGTCTACGGCTGCAGGAGGGTTTGTACCGCCACTGCTGTCGTTGTACCATTCAAAAACAAGCCTTACCGTAGAGCCGGCAAAAGCAGAAAGGTTTAGTGTGTTATTTGTATAAGTTTGCCATGTGCTTTGAAGGTTAAAGTTACCGCCCAACTGAATACGGGTTCCAGATGAAGAAATTTGGGTGCCTGGTGTTGGTACATAAGTTACCGGTACAAGCCATGCCCTTAGGTAATCTAAAGAAGCAGTTTCTCCTACTCCCTTCCAGTTAAAAGAGAGTTGTGTAACGCCTGTTCCTGCCGGTATAGCAATATCTCTATAAGCCTGAACTGTTGCAGAAGAGTTAAGTGTGTAGGTATTTGCAGTACCGTCGTTAGTAATATATAACGACTTAGAGCCTCCATTGTTTACAGCAGATCCTACCATCCATTTGTTTGTATATGATGCGTTTAGAAGGTTGTAAGTAACTGCGCCTTCAAAATCTTCTGTATAGGGAAGTGTTGCCGGGGTTTGCCCGGTGATAAAAGTACTTACTGAATAATAAGTGGTACCACCGTTATTAGTAGCATATGCCCTTAGGTAATACGTAGTGTTTGGTGTAAGGCCGGCAATGGTTGTGCTAAAAGTGCCCCCTGCCACACCGCTAAAACCGGTACCTGCAACTTGCGTGCCTGTACCACCTGTAAAGGTAGCTGTGCTGTATTCTAAACCGTATGC contains the following coding sequences:
- a CDS encoding fibronectin type III domain-containing protein, which gives rise to MGINAQTGTIQIGSGTATNTTMPINSYFGYNYTQQIITKAEYNVAQGTAGNITKIRFYCTSLGSSTTAWNDWRIYIGHTSKSSFSSTSDWVPAASLTQVYDGTFTPVANSWIEFTLTTPFAYNNTDNIVIGVYEKAALYTSSASRATFNSYTSASNTGLYLSNDTSTNVNPATPGSGTRTGTLAQIQFTGAISQNPYTVATTLSGFGNVCINNTSAAGSFTLTGGNLTGDVTVGALTGYTYSTASAGPYTSTLALSPVSGSLSQQVYVKLSPTVTTSGAYNGNIPITGGGTTSTTNVAATGAGINTAPSLSSNGALGALSSNQVTITGSTISSLGCSNITAYGLEYSTATFTGGTGTQVAGTGFSGVAGGTFSTTIAGLTPNTTYYLRAYATNNGGTTYYSVSTFITGQTPATLPYTEDFEGAVTYNLLNASYTNKWMVGSAVNNGGSKSLYITNDGTANTYTLNSSATVQAYRDIAIPAGTGVTQLSFNWKGVGETASLDYLRAWLVPVTYVPTPGTQISSSGTRIQLGGNFNLQSTWQTYTNNTLNLSAFAGSTVRLVFEWYNDSSGGTNPPAAVDNVSLIIPQCLTPLALTATSTINNATISWTAPTIVPANGYEYYYSTTNTAPVTPTGSVAAGVLSVPLSSLTANTTYYFWVRSVCDATTKSDWSGPATFRTDCNAVTVFPFNETFESAAASTTPDCWTVIDANADGDKWTTVNDATYAHGGTKSVTLYTDFNSGANNDWLITPAITLAGNQRLRYWVRARSASEPNDYTVKLSTTGRAPADFTTTLQTLTTVANTAYQEVIIDLSAYSGTTYIAFHVPPGGLDGYYIYIDDVTVENRPACNAPAVSAATNITETTATIGWTALATTPANGYEYYVSSTNTAPVAATTPTNTTTGNSVNLTSLTASTSYYWWVRSACAGTEKSEWAAGGSFYTGYCITTPGTVNATDIVTNVAITPTYGAAYTNSSSNSSTNYTSYSNTPVVLYRGIANNTVAITFGTDGTQYSAAWIDYNQNLIFDADEAIGVATTAAAGSATATYTFTVPAGATLGNTKLRVRGGSDSAYTASGACTQSSYGETEDYIVTIANAPTCFIPTAVAVTTTSVTHNGAAVTWTAPAQGTATSYQYEVRTTGTPGTAGAVFTDSTVSTGTTLTNLTQGTQYTVYVRTFCGGTDYSAWTTGTTFSTHMLTPVTWTEPFATTTLPTGWVNSSTAAWTIGNASTSIGAGNGNYIYRALNNTNTTSSFTTINVGLLTADNRLKFDYKVALNNGDPAAADTGNFVVEISTNYGNTWTTLETVANSSLTGWHTKFYPLASYTGQVVKIRVTGNRLTSNPNYAFDNFVIEPTPGCEPPTVLTATTTGSTTATIGWTASTSAPAGGYEYYYATTNTAPTAATTTPYNVVAGTVTASLTTLLPNTQYYVWVRSVCDESNKSPWSASSTFTTYKSEPSNYATAFAVSTATTTDINFTWTAAVAGTQAPDGYVLTGSTTNPAATPADGTDAANATLATASPIRKYTGATTATGTLTAGTAGTMYYFKNVTYTNSGTNIDFKTDGTIPALNYATKPAVAATITATAATPTALTLNWTLPASFDAARHQVLVFVKQGTSTTVGTPTQAATTYSASTVFTAPGTAYQGDAAAYNVYNGDGTSVNLTGLTMGISYNVSVFIVMEAANYNSSYTYSNAASSTVTTAIVVPVIWTEGFTSATTPAGWNIASSSFSVNNSRSSIGTDTYYIQKNLYSSSTATGTFTTVNVGPLGNDDRLVFKYKAANYDSPYTPPSVDSGSYVVQLSTNYGSTWTTLETVNNNGVAGWQNKTYPLAAYSGQTVQVRITANWISGDYDLAFDNFKIDPSPSCGTPISLVASNLTTTSATLNWSAPAQAPSAGYDYYYTSSATAPTSTTTPSGSVAAGVLTKSISALTQNTTYYFWIRSNCGTEYGEWTNTSFYTGFCTPSSDDYYDYISNFSTTGGTTNISNTSTSSGTGYSNFSAQSVTGSQGSTINFTATMQSSTYGVAIWVDWNNDLSFSTSERVYVSGLYLSTVSGSFAIPVNAILGNHRMRIMADYGSSSPSNPCAVTYDYYDDGYYGEIEDYTLNVTVPCFNWNGSFNTSWTNTANWCGGVVPTATSDVVIPSTANNPVISTGTALAHNLTVGAGATLTVATGATLSVDNILSVNPAGTLTIANNGALLQGAATATNDNAGKITIHKSSNPLYRLDYTMWSSPVAAQNLLTFSPATSATRFYEYKYASNGTAMIEGYWSVTPGDHSFEAAKGYLIRMPNADTHTGFNEGTASFAFDGIFTGTPNNGNVSIALSTDNNRFTAVGNPYPSPISVADFFTANSGKLHTSTGLYLWRKRNSAASSSYATLTQAGYTANPGDATTVSLGNFYQGANATAGNWVISQGQGFIVKTATGQTNPQLNFTNSMRRAAPGATQGFFRTAQSTASKLWLNMKAQNGTASQALIAYMEEGTTGLDYGYDGLKLTDANTVSLYSLAENAQLAIQARPEFDATDVVPMGFTVPAAGEFTVGLDHTEGVFEQGQVIYLKDNAEGIIRNISDRDYTFTSEAGTFEGRFEVVYLTSALGTDNPTVDPDTVIVYKQGNTISINTGSTLINGVTIFDIRGRQLYSANGINDTKAAVNNLNIAQQVIIVEVNTVKGKVSKRIVY